A portion of the Pseudomonas koreensis genome contains these proteins:
- a CDS encoding PTS transporter subunit EIIB: MFDKLQQAFWKALTPDLVADEVKVAVDPVAGLSAEIIAALGGVDNLKSQQPVALTRVRVALHDEARVDRQALNVAGVAGVMPLGDGVLHLITGLRAQG; the protein is encoded by the coding sequence ATGTTCGACAAATTGCAGCAGGCATTCTGGAAAGCATTGACGCCGGATCTGGTTGCGGATGAGGTGAAAGTCGCCGTCGATCCGGTTGCGGGCTTGAGCGCAGAGATCATTGCGGCGTTGGGCGGTGTGGATAACCTCAAGTCGCAGCAGCCTGTGGCATTGACCCGGGTGCGGGTGGCGCTGCATGACGAGGCGCGAGTTGACCGTCAGGCGCTGAATGTGGCCGGTGTGGCGGGCGTCATGCCGCTTGGTGACGGCGTGTTGCACCTGATTACCGGGCTGCGCGCGCAAGGCTGA